A single region of the Salvelinus sp. IW2-2015 linkage group LG20, ASM291031v2, whole genome shotgun sequence genome encodes:
- the LOC111980004 gene encoding trace amine-associated receptor 13c-like: MEEHEDAQYCFPDQNSSCXKVLLSTSIYITLYIFISLISAVTVFLNVLVIISVSHFKKLHTPTNLLILSLAVADLLVGLIVIPVVAVTVMESCWFYGKYFCVISLYINYLCLSLSLGNLILISIDRYVAVCDPLMYHSKITITRIIGCISITWCCCIIYNAVILNNYVNINVPRQCLEECFVVEGFNWRSIIDLLFTSVIPCSIIITLYLKIFVVARSQXRKVFSKEAATKSGVKTVQVNKTERKAAKTLSIVVFTYLTCWIPIFFIQFFSQQSSVYLSFLPFXNSLTNPIIYALFYPWFKVTAKHILTLKLRLS; the protein is encoded by the coding sequence ATGGAGGAACACGAAGATGCTCAATACTGTTTTCCAGACCAAAACTCTTCTTGCARAAAGGTTTTGCTATCGACATCTATTTACATAACACTGTACATCTTCATCTCATTGATTTCAGCGGTTACRGTATTTTTGAACGTACTGGTGATCATCTCCGTCTCTCACTTCAAGAAGCTCCACACTCCAACCAACCTGCtcatcctctctttggctgtggCAGATCTCCTGGTGGGACTGATTGTGATACCAGTAGTGGCTGTAACAGTAATGGAATCATGCTGGTTTTATGGGAAATATTTCTGTGTGATTTCTCTCTATATCAATTAtttatgtctctctttatctctgggCAATTTGATCTTGATATCTATTGACCgctatgttgctgtgtgtgatcCCTTGATGTATCActcaaaaataacaataacaagaataATTGGTTGTATATCAATTACCTGGTGTTGTTGTATCATATACAATGCTGTTATTTTAAATAACTATGTTAATATAAATGTACCCAGACAGTGTTTGGaagaatgttttgttgttgaaggATTTAACTGGAGGAGCATCATTGACCTTCTATTTACAAGTGTTATCCCGTGCTCTATTAttataacactttatttgaaaatATTTGTGGTCGCCAGATCACAGKCCAGAAAGGTATTTTCAAAAGAGGCTGCCACCAAATCTGGTGTTAAAACTGTACAGGTGAATAAGACTGAGAGAAAAGCAGCAAAAACTCTATCTATTGTAGTTTTCACCTATCTCACTTGTTGGATTCCAATATTTTTTATCCAGTTTTTTTCTCAGCAATCATCAGTTTACTTAAGCTTTCTGCCATTTSTTAATTCCTTAACTAATCCAATCATTTATGCTTTATTTTATCCATGGTTCAAAGTGACAGCTAAACATATTTTAACTCTGAAGTTAAGGCTGTCATAG